A single genomic interval of candidate division WOR-3 bacterium harbors:
- a CDS encoding S8 family serine peptidase, whose product MVYIFTLLLLNIFPRQDCPAITSDDIRRMFALESLYHSAVADTTGPVSLSTSGEPIPGRFVIGFEPGAELNIVKKLHLTGIEIKLIDTSARFLVIETPTTLSLTNVEQQLAEISGIRFVEPDYPARTFFIPNDPMFLSTQWDKWVMYADQAWDIIKGGTIKVAVVDNGVDYTHYDLARNFQTNELGYDYVGQDNDPKPDNPNLPNAFHGTHVAGIIGAVTDNLIGVAGWAQVQLLAVRVLNDSGNGNLTDVALGIRWAVDHGARVINLSLGGDATTTPLNEACNYALSRGAILIAAAGNDGRANVSYPARLSTCVCVGATDELSELASFSNYGPEQEVVAPGVTITSTAPDNSYLIANGTSMSCPEVSGVAALILSLNPALTPNEVRAILAASAIDMGSPGKDNLFGYGMVNAARALQLTQVYTGSKPINVSPAGFQHRNAPDPISGNTIFTRTELTLPEGVRTVELYDPAGKKVYRFDQRQSKITLPGSGIYFLILHPENQTPYSVKLIIPR is encoded by the coding sequence ATGGTCTATATCTTCACCCTTCTTCTGCTCAACATTTTTCCAAGACAGGACTGCCCGGCAATTACATCGGACGACATCAGGCGGATGTTTGCCCTTGAAAGTCTTTATCATAGTGCCGTGGCAGACACGACTGGTCCGGTTTCACTATCTACATCCGGAGAGCCAATTCCGGGCAGATTTGTCATCGGGTTTGAACCCGGTGCTGAACTGAACATCGTCAAAAAACTTCATCTCACCGGTATTGAAATAAAACTGATTGACACATCAGCCCGATTTCTCGTAATTGAAACGCCAACTACTCTATCTTTAACAAATGTTGAACAACAACTTGCTGAAATATCTGGAATCAGGTTTGTAGAACCTGATTATCCGGCACGTACCTTCTTTATCCCGAACGACCCGATGTTCTTGAGCACTCAGTGGGACAAATGGGTTATGTACGCGGACCAGGCATGGGATATTATTAAAGGAGGAACAATCAAGGTTGCGGTTGTTGACAATGGCGTTGACTACACCCATTACGACCTTGCCCGGAACTTCCAAACAAATGAACTGGGCTATGACTATGTCGGCCAGGACAACGACCCGAAACCGGACAACCCCAACCTTCCCAATGCCTTTCATGGTACCCATGTCGCCGGAATCATTGGGGCGGTTACCGATAACCTTATTGGTGTTGCGGGCTGGGCACAGGTTCAGCTCCTTGCCGTTCGGGTGCTCAACGATTCTGGTAACGGCAACCTTACCGATGTCGCCCTTGGAATCCGCTGGGCAGTAGACCATGGCGCCCGGGTAATCAATCTAAGTCTTGGCGGTGATGCCACTACCACACCTTTAAACGAAGCCTGCAACTATGCCCTTTCCCGGGGAGCGATTTTAATCGCCGCTGCTGGAAACGATGGCAGAGCTAATGTCTCTTATCCCGCTCGCCTGAGCACCTGCGTCTGTGTCGGGGCAACCGACGAACTGTCTGAACTGGCATCGTTTTCCAACTACGGACCAGAACAAGAGGTTGTTGCGCCCGGTGTTACGATAACATCAACCGCGCCGGATAACAGTTATCTAATTGCCAACGGGACCTCAATGTCCTGTCCCGAAGTCAGCGGCGTCGCAGCGCTTATCCTCTCGCTAAATCCTGCCCTTACCCCAAACGAAGTGCGAGCCATCCTTGCGGCAAGTGCTATTGATATGGGTTCACCAGGAAAGGACAATCTTTTCGGCTACGGTATGGTTAATGCCGCTCGCGCCTTACAACTAACCCAAGTTTACACCGGCTCAAAACCGATAAACGTGTCTCCTGCCGGGTTCCAACACCGTAACGCGCCCGACCCCATTTCGGGCAACACAATTTTCACCCGAACCGAACTGACCCTGCCGGAAGGAGTTCGAACTGTTGAACTTTATGACCCCGCCGGGAAAAAAGTTTACCGCTTCGACCAGAGGCAATCAAAAATTACCTTACCCGGTTCCGGGATTTACTTTCTGATTCTCCATCCCGAAAATCAAACCCCATATTCAGTTAAGTTGATTATCCCCCGTTAA
- the queD gene encoding 6-carboxytetrahydropterin synthase QueD, giving the protein MEVVMWTVKVVRSFSAAHFLSGNDGRCENMHGHNYRVEVTVGSDRLTPPGMVVDFIELRSKVDAILPDHRLLNEVYNFPPTAENLARHFYEELKKVYPVLKVTVWENEDCCAEYFED; this is encoded by the coding sequence ATGGAGGTGGTAATGTGGACGGTAAAGGTTGTGCGTTCTTTCAGTGCCGCGCACTTTTTAAGTGGCAATGATGGCCGATGTGAAAATATGCACGGTCATAACTATCGGGTCGAAGTGACAGTCGGTTCGGATCGGTTAACGCCACCCGGTATGGTGGTAGACTTCATCGAACTGCGTTCTAAGGTTGATGCGATTCTGCCGGACCATCGGTTGTTAAATGAGGTGTATAACTTCCCGCCCACCGCAGAAAATCTTGCCCGGCATTTTTACGAGGAGTTAAAGAAGGTTTACCCTGTTCTCAAAGTTACGGTCTGGGAAAATGAAGATTGCTGTGCCGAATACTTTGAGGATTAA
- a CDS encoding 4Fe-4S binding protein, producing the protein MGLKSYQRTGVLSKADLKARGLIPEVERLKKGPVVIVECVENIPCNPCVDACPRQAITMKGNLTDTPQVDFNRCNGCGMCVSRCPGLAIFVVNYNYSLKEATVSLPYELLPRPEPGEKVVALNRQGKKVCDARVVKVLDTRVQNRCAVVTVAVPKRYWNDVRGIALKGR; encoded by the coding sequence ATGGGTTTAAAGAGTTATCAGCGTACCGGGGTATTGAGTAAGGCAGACCTCAAGGCACGGGGATTAATTCCGGAAGTCGAAAGATTGAAAAAGGGGCCGGTGGTGATTGTAGAATGTGTCGAAAACATTCCCTGTAACCCCTGCGTTGATGCCTGTCCGCGGCAGGCAATTACGATGAAAGGCAATCTGACCGACACGCCGCAGGTGGATTTCAACCGGTGTAACGGCTGCGGAATGTGTGTTTCGCGATGTCCAGGTCTGGCAATCTTTGTCGTAAATTACAACTACTCTTTGAAAGAGGCGACAGTCAGTCTGCCTTATGAACTTTTGCCCCGGCCTGAACCCGGAGAGAAGGTTGTTGCCCTTAATCGTCAGGGGAAAAAGGTTTGCGATGCCCGGGTTGTGAAGGTGCTGGATACCAGGGTTCAAAACCGGTGTGCGGTGGTTACAGTGGCGGTGCCAAAACGGTACTGGAACGATGTCCGGGGCATCGCTTTGAAAGGGCGGTAA
- a CDS encoding deoxyribonuclease IV, whose amino-acid sequence MRFGFHISIAGGFANVRARAVELGCETLQLFTRSPRGWAATKLQEDDITKFKSDMKEADIYPVFAHAPYLPNLAASDSTIRKRSIENIAEELRRCDLLGIEFLVVHVGKALGDDEKTALRRIADNINFILNRVANRVKILLENTAGMGSEVGYRFEDIGAIIDRVEQKDRIGVTLDTAHSFEAGYEWRTREGIDQTLRQFDRAIGFGKLYLLHLNDSKTAFGSRVDRHWHIGKGEIGINGFREIVNHPLLKNLPGIMETPRTSTKEDKENMRTIRSLVK is encoded by the coding sequence ATGCGCTTCGGTTTTCACATATCAATCGCCGGCGGTTTTGCCAATGTTCGGGCACGGGCTGTTGAACTGGGCTGCGAGACACTTCAGTTGTTTACCCGTTCGCCGCGGGGCTGGGCAGCAACCAAACTTCAAGAAGATGATATAACAAAGTTCAAATCCGATATGAAAGAGGCGGACATCTATCCGGTTTTTGCTCACGCCCCGTACTTACCCAACCTCGCTGCGTCCGATTCAACCATCAGAAAAAGGTCAATCGAAAACATCGCGGAGGAGCTCCGGCGTTGCGACCTCCTCGGGATTGAGTTTCTTGTTGTCCATGTCGGCAAAGCGCTGGGTGATGATGAAAAAACAGCCTTGCGGCGCATTGCCGACAACATCAACTTCATCCTTAACCGTGTAGCCAACCGGGTAAAAATCCTGCTTGAGAACACCGCGGGCATGGGTTCAGAAGTTGGTTACCGGTTTGAGGACATTGGCGCGATTATCGACCGGGTGGAACAGAAAGACCGGATTGGTGTAACTCTTGACACCGCCCACTCGTTTGAAGCCGGTTACGAGTGGCGCACCCGAGAGGGCATTGACCAAACCTTACGCCAGTTTGACCGGGCAATTGGCTTTGGCAAACTGTACCTGCTCCATTTGAACGACTCCAAAACCGCTTTCGGTTCGCGGGTTGACCGCCACTGGCACATCGGCAAGGGCGAAATTGGCATCAACGGCTTCCGGGAAATCGTCAACCATCCTTTACTGAAAAATTTGCCCGGAATTATGGAAACACCTCGTACTTCAACAAAAGAGGACAAAGAGAATATGCGCACCATCCGGAGCCTGGTAAAGTGA
- a CDS encoding Ig-like domain-containing protein: protein MRFKPFIPLLLLITGCDLLLQLDQTPPICIIRSPADSSMVSGVVDVTAEAFDSIGVAAIEFYADGTLFAKESSNQVTVQWDTRQLPEGTWHYLYCIATDLSGNKGYSDTINVQIQTIEQRNVFHGQFTLANRFYRWVEFNAQIEETLIGDTRTATSGTLSRFLILDQENFNRFRTNQPCTPLYEQQDIRELSMSYSFSASGTFYLVFVNTTGTTQTYWARFFIE, encoded by the coding sequence ATGAGATTTAAACCTTTTATCCCCTTGCTATTGCTCATCACCGGTTGCGACCTATTACTCCAACTTGACCAAACCCCACCCATTTGCATTATCCGTTCGCCCGCGGATTCGAGTATGGTTAGCGGCGTTGTTGATGTTACGGCTGAGGCTTTTGACTCAATCGGGGTCGCCGCAATTGAATTTTACGCCGATGGCACGCTGTTCGCAAAGGAAAGTAGCAACCAGGTTACGGTTCAATGGGATACCCGGCAGTTACCGGAAGGAACCTGGCATTACCTGTACTGTATCGCGACCGACCTTTCCGGCAACAAAGGTTACAGCGACACAATCAATGTCCAAATTCAGACAATTGAGCAGCGCAATGTGTTTCATGGCCAGTTCACCCTTGCTAACCGCTTTTACCGCTGGGTTGAATTCAATGCCCAGATTGAGGAAACGCTCATCGGCGACACCCGCACCGCAACGAGCGGAACCCTGAGCCGTTTTCTCATTCTTGACCAGGAAAACTTTAACCGGTTCCGCACCAATCAACCCTGTACCCCTCTTTACGAACAGCAGGACATTCGTGAACTCAGCATGTCTTACAGTTTCTCCGCTTCCGGCACATTTTACCTTGTTTTTGTCAATACCACAGGTACAACCCAGACCTACTGGGCAAGGTTCTTCATCGAATAG
- a CDS encoding MBL fold metallo-hydrolase: MRIQFWGGVQTVTGSQHILKSGKYQLLLECGLFQGHRQEAEEINRHLPFKAAKINWCAASHAHIDHIGNLPNLVKNGFNGPVLMTKPTVALARLLLLDSAKIQESDIRYLNKKRREKGEKPKEPIYITEDAERAINHLEGVGYARMQNLGPFSLVFHDAGHILGSALIDIEAEGKRVLFTGDLGRKKMPIIRDPVQVAAVDCLIMEATYGNRQHGPYEDVSRRLSTIVNRVVNRGGRIIIPAFAVERAQEIVYHLKLLREQNAIPDIPVFVDSPLASRVTEVYRNSTAYFDDETQMLIDDAGGPFDFPGLRYIDDAEESKKLNYLTEPCIVISPSGMCEAGRVLHHLKHGIGNPNNLILIVSFQAQHTLGRRIAERQPVVKILGEEYELRAEVEVMDEFSAHADRNGLLEYVKNINPQKLKKVFLVHSELESAEALRTPLLEMGIPEVLIPQKGEEYEI; the protein is encoded by the coding sequence GTGAGAATCCAGTTCTGGGGCGGTGTTCAGACCGTAACCGGTTCTCAGCACATCCTGAAATCGGGCAAATACCAGTTACTCCTCGAGTGCGGCTTATTTCAGGGACATCGCCAGGAGGCGGAAGAAATAAATCGCCATCTACCGTTTAAAGCGGCAAAGATAAACTGGTGCGCCGCCAGCCACGCCCATATTGACCACATCGGCAACCTGCCCAATCTGGTGAAAAATGGGTTTAATGGGCCGGTATTGATGACCAAACCAACCGTTGCGCTTGCCCGGTTGTTACTGCTCGACTCGGCAAAAATCCAGGAGTCTGACATCCGTTACTTAAACAAAAAGCGCCGGGAAAAAGGTGAAAAACCCAAAGAACCCATCTACATAACTGAAGATGCAGAACGGGCTATCAACCATCTTGAAGGTGTCGGTTATGCCCGGATGCAAAACCTTGGTCCCTTCTCCCTCGTTTTTCACGATGCCGGACATATCCTTGGTTCAGCGCTCATCGACATCGAAGCCGAAGGCAAGCGCGTCCTCTTTACCGGTGACCTGGGGCGCAAGAAAATGCCCATCATCCGTGACCCGGTACAGGTTGCTGCAGTTGACTGTTTGATAATGGAGGCAACCTACGGCAATCGGCAGCACGGTCCCTATGAGGATGTTAGCCGGCGCCTATCAACAATTGTCAACCGGGTGGTTAACCGCGGCGGTAGAATCATCATTCCCGCATTTGCCGTGGAGCGGGCACAGGAAATCGTCTACCATCTTAAACTGTTGCGGGAACAAAACGCCATTCCTGATATCCCGGTATTCGTGGATAGCCCCTTAGCAAGCCGCGTCACCGAGGTTTACCGCAACAGTACCGCCTATTTTGACGACGAAACCCAGATGTTAATTGACGATGCGGGCGGCCCGTTTGACTTTCCCGGTCTGCGCTACATCGATGATGCCGAGGAGTCTAAGAAGTTGAACTACCTCACTGAACCCTGTATTGTCATTTCCCCATCCGGAATGTGCGAAGCCGGCCGGGTGCTTCACCACTTAAAACACGGCATCGGTAACCCCAACAACCTGATTCTCATTGTCTCTTTTCAGGCTCAACACACCCTGGGACGGAGAATTGCTGAACGCCAGCCAGTGGTAAAAATCTTAGGAGAAGAGTACGAACTGCGCGCCGAAGTCGAAGTGATGGATGAGTTTAGCGCCCATGCTGACCGTAATGGGCTACTTGAATATGTCAAAAACATTAACCCCCAAAAACTCAAAAAGGTGTTTCTGGTCCACTCCGAACTGGAATCGGCTGAGGCGCTCCGTACCCCACTTTTGGAAATGGGCATTCCCGAAGTGTTAATTCCGCAAAAAGGCGAGGAGTATGAGATTTAA